The Primulina tabacum isolate GXHZ01 unplaced genomic scaffold, ASM2559414v2 Contig653, whole genome shotgun sequence genome includes a region encoding these proteins:
- the LOC142534657 gene encoding non-specific lipid transfer protein GPI-anchored 10-like, which translates to MKINGEFASKLTSKTCVTDLTCAMPFHLPLLPISLFLVFLHCVSLKTIAHNTIAERGPNLLSLAPCAPFMQGVAASPVQSCCDSLNQLYGQKPTCLCPFLNDPSALSSFPINTTLALELPQLCNLQIDPSICGGASLPSTPGAQVSLGPRPNSTVAASPVVTVAPRPSIMGFRIRNVEVSLKVKSQLWCLLMATIYFSADK; encoded by the exons ATGAAAATCAATGGCGAATTCGCCTCAAAACTCACAAGCAAAACTTGCGTTACCGACCTAACTTGTGCAATGCCTTTTCATCTCCCTCTTCTCCCCATATCGCTCTTTCTTGTGTTTCTCCATTGTGTTTCCCTAAAGACCATTGCCCATAACACAATTGCTGAGCGTGGGCCGAATTTGCTAAGTTTAGCCCCATGTGCGCCGTTCATGCAAGGCGTGGCAGCTTCACCAGTGCAGTCATGTTGTGATAGTCTTAACCAACTCTACGGCCAGAAGCCTACTTGCCTTTGTCCATTCCTCAATGACCCGTCTGCCTTGAGTTCGTTTCCTATCAACACAACGCTTGCTCTAGAGTTGCCTCAGCTGTGCAATCTCCAAATAGACCCTTCTATTTGCGGAG GAGCTTCCTTGCCATCTACCCCTGGTGCTCAAGTTTCCCTTGGGCCAAGACCAAATTCAACAGTTGCGG CTTCTCCAGTAGTAACAGTAGCGCCCCGACCGAGCATTATGGGATTTAGAATTCGCAATGTCGAAGTGAGTCTGAAGGTGAAAAGCCAATTGTGGTGTCTTCTGATGGCTACAATTTATTTCAGTGCTGACAAATGA